The segment tattattagtcgtAGTTGTATGAGTAGTACTATCGACTATGCAGGTCCGTGTCTTCCATTGAGAATTGAAGATTCATTTTCAATTGGTTTTTCGATCATGCCATGGCTACATGGCCACTGCCTTTAAACTAATGAAATGAAGTAAACGGTTGGTGATTCAGTTCCTGGCCAATAAGAAGCCATTTCCAATTTTGATGCCAGGTGTGATCATATTGATCATAtgctcattcttttttttttttttttttttttttacaagtgttTTTATTGCTTTAGAGAAGATATACAGTGCAACATTACAATGTCAATTATAACAAGACCTCTTTCAATTAACCCCATCTCACCCACAACAAACCCTTGAGGAAAGGAAagctaaagaaacaaaaaataataaaaacacctttCTTCTATTACTCATGATAGCAAATAGTGTAATTAGTGTGCTTCACAAATCTTAGCAGTTATTAAGAGGGACGTGTAGTAAGTCTTTCAAAGTAAGCCAGTAAAGGGTCCcagtttttgtaaaatgttctgGTTAATCCTCTAAGACAGTATttgattttttctatttttagaaacATCATAATATCAGAAAGCCATGTGGAGGCTTTTGGTGGTGTAGATGTTTTTGTAGTATTCTCCGTCGTGCTATTAAGGTGACAAAAGCAACAACACTTTCCTTCCCATTGGACCTTACAATATCACCCCCTTTTAACCCAAACACGGCCATTTTAGGGCTAGGTTGTAGATCTAAATCAAAGGCTTCATTTAAGACCTTAAATATTGAAGCCCAGAACTCTCTCAACCTGGAACATGACCAAAACACGTGAAGTAAATCTGCTCTGTCCATTCTACATCTTTCACAGATGTCATCCATGTCAGAGTATATTTTGGCCAGTTTAACCTTACTGTAGTGCATACGGtgaagaactttaaaatgaatcaAATCCAAACGTGCACAAGAAGAGGTCGCATTCACCCAGCTTAGAGCTCTGTCCCATATAGCATCGGATATATTTGTCCTTAACTCTTCTTCCCATTTTGCTTTGATAGGATCCATGGATATACTGTAAAGTGAGATTTTAGACTCATGACTTCACAGAGCAACTTAGAGAAATATGCAAAGAGTATTCCTCTTCCACAAAGCCGAGCCAGATGTTTGATGCCCATGATGGTTAAGGTATAGTTTTAGAGAGTTAAGACATATAAGAGCGTGGGGCCTGATTCTATTACAGGAAGATTGCTAAAGCACTGTTCAGAACAGCTTTGTGATGTGTTCTGTAATATATTTAGGATATCTCTGGAGCAGTGATGGGTCCCAAAGTTATGGAAGGCGTCCAATGTTGTTCCGGTGGCTAAAAGCGGAACCCCTAAGGTGCTAAATGACCTCAGACCAGTGGCATTGACTTCACTGGTCATGAAGTCATTTGAAAGGCTGGTCAAAATGGAACTGATAACTATGGCGGAGGAGGCTTTAGACCCCATGCAGTTTGCATATAGGGCAGGGATGGGGGTAGAAGATGCCTCAATCACTTTACTTAACTTTCTGTATAAGCACCTGGAAGGTCTTGGCACTCATGCCAAACTTTTATTTATGGATTTTTCATCAGCTTTTAATACTATTCAACCACATATTTTAGCTTGGAAACTGCATACCTATTTTAATTTTGATGTAAATTTTGTCGGCTGGATTgcagattttttaacatgtagatctcagagggttagggttaatggcTTTCTGTCAGAACAGCACTCCTCTTCCACTGGCTCTCCTCAGGGCTGTGTCCTGTCCCCGTTGCTGTACATTCTTTACAGCAATGACTGTAGAAGCCAGCATGAGAACAGGCACATTCTGAAGTTTGCTGATGATACGGTCATCATTAGCCTGCTCCGTAAAGATGAATCTGAGCATGGGCCAGTTGTGGATGAGTTTGTCCAATGGTGTGATGAGACCTTTCTCCAATTAAACTCCACAAAAACAAAGGATATGGTCATTGATTTTAGGAAAGTATTCCTCCCGCCATCTAAGACTTTCATTAAGGGAACTGAAATTGAGTTTGTTGAACTGATAAAACTGATAAAAGTTTGATGTGAATAGTGATGCAGTCTGTAAGAAGGGACAGCAACGTTTGTACTTCCTTAGAAGTTAAACAATTAATGTAGATAGGAAAATGATATCcttattttataaatcttttattGAATCAGTTCTTATGTTTGCCATGATTGCTTGGTACGGTAACCTTAATATCAGAGACAAAAACCACCTCAGCCATATTGTAAAGGTGGCTGGTAAGGTATTTTCACAGTCCTCCTTGATGGTTATCATTGACCAGCAATTTCTTCGCAAGGCCAGGTCTATATTAGACTGCACAAACCACCCCCTTCACTCTGAGTTTGTAATACTCAGAGTGAAGGGGGTGGTTTGTGCAAATCGCAGATTTAGAGTACCTCGGTTTAAGACCAGTAGGGGTAAAAAACTCCTTTGTCCCATGTGCAATAACTCAGCTTAATTTGCACATGTAATGTAgtactctttttgtttttagagattGTTCCAGTGGTGATAAATTCTGTTGTGTGTATTACACAGGAAATCTTTTTTGTACTCATGTCTTGTATTGTTGCCTCTATTTGTATGTGGcttgaatgtgtttctttttatctttcacttCTAACTGCATATAAAGTTTTCcatttgggataataaagtgactTAACTTAACTGAACTGAACATAATTGAATTATATGTTAGAGATTTGGCCTCTTAAGGTTAGAGGGGTCTGCAGTATATCCTCAAGGTCAGAGTGCTCAGGCAATTGAGAAAATTATGAGAGGTGTGTTTGAATGAAATGACGAACCTGAAGATATCTGAAAAAACTGGACTTAGTGACGTTGAATTTACTGACCAAGTCAGTGAAACTGAGAAAGATGTTATTTAGGAAAAAATCTTTACATGTTGAAAGGCCCATACTGTCCCACTGTTTGAAAGTACGCCGTATGCTCATTCTAAAACCACAAAGGGGGGAAAATATGGTCTAGGATATACTTTGCTTGTATTCCCAGGCCCATTCGAATGATCTTTGTAAGTaatctttgacttttattgtttttattgttattcgTCGAGATATGCTTACGTGATCAGACTCTTTTTAGATTTGAGCCATCATGTGTCTTTGACTATAGCCTAACTGAAATGTCATTGAATATAAGCCCcaaatgtataataataataataataataataagaagaagaagaagaagaagaagaagaagaagaagaagaagaagaagaagaagaagaagaagaagaagaaataaatgtaatagtAATAAATAGCTTATAAAGCCACAAGAGGCCCTATCAGGACCCAttggccaatcagaaaatagcatctctttatatatatagaaagagagagagcaagagagaataATGGTTTATTTAAAGCACTTTCAGTGCAACccattattttatgtttataatCTGTCCTCttccttgtttattttttcctaTGTTGTCATGAACTTAAATGTTTTCTATTATGCAGTCCACAATTGACATCCTGGCGAGATTTGAGGGTTTTCCAGATTTCATccagaaaaaaaatcctttgaaCGATCAGGTGATCAGGTGCTGGATCAGTCAAGAGGATTTGACTGTtacttttgttactgtactgtaggctacttaagttgaatttttaattgaacttttacatttttgtatttcatttgatGTTGCTTTGTCAGTCAACTCTAAATTTTTTCCTCCACTACATGTATTTGACTTTAGTTTCTAGATCAAGATTTGATACAAAGGGTAATGTGACAAGcttttaaaatgcaacacattTGGTAAAGTTTAAACCAGTCAGGAAGACATGGACCTGCATAGTCGATAGTACTACTCATACAACTATGACTAATAGTAATTGaatcattgttattatgatttCTATTAATAATAGTGATCAATAGCATTGGATAGACAAACGATTATGGCTTCTCACATTAGGTGACTCTGCTCACACTTTGAGAAACGTGAaaagttgtattaaaaataaacactccaCAGATCACTCAACTGTTTCAAAGAACAGACCAGATCACAGAGGAGGTGGTCAGGACCAGTAGTTTTAGTGCCCTTTGTGCCAGTAAGAAGCTGGCAATGACCGCTGTGCCACTGGTCGCAAAcagtgtctctagcgcccctagtggttgtgaccactggtccGTGCCAGAGACCAGCTGGTCCTGACCACACGGATCTccattatcaataataataacaataataatcataatatatatgatatagtgtattttatagacaaaagatTGTGATCTCTGACATTTATCCAGCTAACAGTGCCGCCAAAACaacaggaaaggggagaaaaTACTAAAGCCGCTTCACAGACCACAGGGACCACAGGGCAGACCACTGAGGAGCTGGTCGCgaccagtgtctctagcgcccctagtggttgtgaccactggtcccTGCCAGAGACCACTGGTCCGTGCCAGAGACTAGCTGGTCCTGACCACACGGATCCATtaccaataataaaaataataacaataataatcataatatatcTGATATAGTAAATTTTATAGAAAAAAGATTATGATCTCTGACATTTATCCAGCTAACAGTGCTGCCAAAACGACAGGAAAGGGTTTGACAATACTAAAGCCGCTTCACAGACCACAGGGACCACAGGGCAGACCACTGAGGAGCTGGTCGCgaccagtgtctctagcgcccctagtggttgtgaccactggtcccTGCCAGAGACCACTGGTCCCAGGACAGACCACAGAATCGGCTACAACCCCCTCTCAACTAAGGCACCCAAACTCAAAGTTTATCTACTTTAGCTCCATTTATAATTTTATCCGTTTATCTTAATTTCAGTAGAAAGACACAGAATTGTATCAGCAGTTCTAAATGCTCATGTACATCTAAACGACAAAGACATGGTCTAAATAGTACAGGAAAACTATTCGAGGGCCTATGTGGCATCTTCCTTTGTTTCTTTTCAGACTTAACTGCAAAAACAATTGTGTTTGGCATTTCTTGGCATGTCACTGTTCTTAAAAATGGCACAGAAGGGGCTACAATCAGTGAAGACGTACAGTAAACACtcaaatttgaaaatgtctacACGCTTGCCTCCCACCTCCTTACGCTAAAAATATCATATTCTGGCTATAGATGTCACTGTCTAAGACTGATTTTCTAAGAATAAAAAGCTCTGAATTGCAGTAGACATTTTCTTTACATTATTGCAGGTTAAAGGTTACTAATAAACTTGTTGGCATGTACACAGCAGTGgtttgtgtgttggtgtgtatgCTCCTGTTCTCTCACCGCTGCCCAATCTCATGAGAAGTACGTCTTGCAGCCTCCTGTTGAAGTCCCTTAGTTCTTTGACTTCTGTCAGCAAGCTGCCATATTCCTTTAACTTCTTGGCCTGCTGCACCAGCTGCCTGCGGGTTCTCTCCAGCTCCTGCTGCAGCctcctcatctcctcctcctgttgcctgtAGCTATGAACCAGTTCCTCATACAGGACTCTGGGAACCACTGCTGCAGCTACCCCAGACACACAATCCGTGTCCACCTCCAAATGCTGTGGTTGCTGCTGGTGATGATGTTGCTGATGCTCTGCATCCATATCTTCATCTTCGTCGTCTGcatcctccccctcctccgccAGCCGGTCCTCATCCAGGTCTTCTTCGCCCTCCATACAGGAGCTGGCTGCATTTCTCTCCAGACGAGCCACTACTGCTGCCAGACTCTTGGAGGAGTTGGAAAGGGGGCGTCCATGGTCCTGAGACAGggcctaaagaaaaaaataacagtcAATTTAGGCATCAAATAGGCcagtgaaataaaatgtaatacctAAAAAGTTGAGCATGGGAACACGATAAAAATAAGACAAGTGTTTGGAAGTGGGCctgataaaatattttacacagTTCTACAAATCTCTTTTCTGCATCAGTGACAAAGTGCACTTAATATGTAACAAAATGTAATTCCATCAAACACTTCAATCTAAAAATGACATGACAGACTGCAAACAgtttgttttgaatgtgtggatCTCAATAGGAAACAGGAAAAGAGGAGTCACGGAGTTCTTTGATGAGCCGCTCAGAGGATTTGTCTGTGAAAGGGCAGCTGTCCAGAGTGCTGAATTTGTGTTAATCCAGCATATGGTAAAAATAGCATGGGGGATTTTGGGTGTCAGCCAAGTTTATGGAAAAGTGACATTGTCTCATTAATAGatactgtatttttaaatataagACTATTGCTGTCTGtgtgtcacacagacacacatttcttttcatGAGCAAAATTATTTAGGGTTGTCACTGTCAAGACAAGATTGTCAATATAAGTAATTTAAGTGGGATACTTTGTTAGTTCATTTTGTTATGAACCATTATTGATCTTTGCACccacaaatatttttaacaattttaattGATCACAGCATAATACAGATTTAAATCACTCATGCTATCAATACATAAGCATTATATCAGCATAATCAAGGGGCTGTGTGATTGAATGTCATGATACTGGTGTTTGTACTACTTTAAGTATAAGCACAATTTGGTGTGGAATACTCCACATTACCCATTGCTGCCCATTCAAATGTACAAACATGTTTCTTTCAAAATAACACAACTACTGTCAAATGTAGGTGAGCCTACCTTTTTATGCCTGAGTggcatcctctcctctccaaaATTGTTCTCAATAGAGTTTCCTGAATTCTTGATGGACATCTTGGGAATTTTCATCTTCTTTTGCATTATACTGTCTTCAAATTCCTCTACTGTATCTGTGAAGTGCAGAAATAGAAGCAAGAAGAAACAAATAAAGTTTCTAAAAAGTTAGATGGAATTTAATAAAACGTGAAAGTACCTGCAGAATTATTTCACCCATTTGTACAACCCGAGCAGAGGGCGTTTTATCTTTCCATTATACTTGATCAAACTTACTTTAGCACTCTTAGCCCAGAATTCAAAAGTAAGGTTTACAGAGGTCGCACAAGCTTTTCAAATCGTCCTGTCCATACTGCGCTTTAACATAACTGCCACTGTTAAGGTGTTAGTTAGATCGGACCGATCCTGCAGCCCAGACAGCTCACATTCGGGGATTAGTGATGCAGCTAGTTAAAGATCGACCACAGTAACGACCGTGAGCAAACATCACTGTGACTGGAGCTAACGTTAAGCAAACTATTTCACTTGCACATTTCAGCACATTGACATGATGTGCTGTCATGAAACTGCCATGACGTTGACATGTTACTGACAGACAGGTTGCTATATATTGTGTCCATTAATATCTGAG is part of the Perca flavescens isolate YP-PL-M2 chromosome 9, PFLA_1.0, whole genome shotgun sequence genome and harbors:
- the bend5 gene encoding BEN domain-containing protein 5 isoform X2 — protein: MQKKMKIPKMSIKNSGNSIENNFGEERMPLRHKKALSQDHGRPLSNSSKSLAAVVARLERNAASSCMEGEEDLDEDRLAEEGEDADDEDEDMDAEHQQHHHQQQPQHLEVDTDCVSGVAAAVVPRVLYEELVHSYRQQEEEMRRLQQELERTRRQLVQQAKKLKEYGSLLTEVKELRDFNRRLQDVLLMRLGSEPMHDNGTQTIKAEVVEPIVEAQETCREEANTSSSYSPSPRTVYTCNDGKVHLGGGIWVEEEKWHQLQRTQGDSKFTKNLAVMIWGTETLKNRSVTGVATKKKKDALPKPPLSPSKLKIVRECLYDRVSQETADSAEITQRLSKVNKYICEKIMDINKSIKNEERRESKLLIRQTVKMENFTYDGM